The sequence below is a genomic window from Ovis canadensis isolate MfBH-ARS-UI-01 breed Bighorn chromosome 1, ARS-UI_OviCan_v2, whole genome shotgun sequence.
ggagaaggcaacggcaacccactccagtactcttgcctggaaactcccatggatggaggagcctggtaggctgcagtccatggggtcacgaagagtcggatacaactgaacgacttcactttcacttttcactttcatgcattggagaaggaaatggcaacccactccagtgtccttgcctggagaaccccagggacgggggagcctggtgggctgccatctatggggtcgcacagagtcggacacgactgaagcgacttagcagcagcagcagccccagtgcCCAGCACCTAATGCATGTCCAGCCCTTAGCACAGGGCCTGACAGTAAACTCAGATGGATCACTTTAACTCTGTGGTGGGGCCAGTGCTGAGCGGAAACGTGGGCGGGCAACCCTTCCAGAGAAGCTGGTGGTGCTCCCCAAAGCGCAGAAGCATATGCACGTGTCCCAGACCTCCTGGGGTCACAGTTCTTCAGGGAGGGCCACTGTAGAGAATAATAGAACATGTCAGTAAGTGAACAGTGGGTCTTCAGCTGGTTTTACACCATGAATATGATGGCATAGCATAGTGtggtgcatgttcagtcatgtctgactctgtaacaccatggactctggcccaccaggctcatctgtctaaggaattctccaggaaagaatactggagtgggtagccattcccttctccaggaaagaatactggagtgggtagccattcccttctccaggggatcttcttgatgcacggatcaaacccaggtctccttcattccaggcagattctttaccatctgagccaccagggaagcccaacagttaTAAAAGAGCAGCAAGGCATACACTCATGGACACTGGTTAAAAACATATGGAAAAATTCATACAGACAGTGAAAGGAAACCAGACAgacaaagggaagggaagaggaaccagagtcaGGGTAGTCCAGGTCATCCGGAAAGTGGAACTGGCACCAGTGAATTTCCACATCTGCCCTTAGGGAGATGTGACTGGATTGGGGGCTGATGGGATCGTCATCATCTTTTCCactggggggcggcggggggggggtgaCTGGCATGATGAGCCCTCCTGCTCACTTgtgcttctttctctgttttctaggACGACTCCATAAAGCTCTCAGTAAGTTCTGCTTCTCATCTGTGCTCCAAACCTTCTGCAGACATCTTTGTTTTAGGATGAGAGTCCCAGATTCACCTCCTGGGGCAAAAGAGAGGGGGCAAGCATATGGGGGGCGGATTTTTTGGCTTCATaaaggcctcttttttttttttctcaaatatccCCTGCTCTTGTTTCCTGCACAATTGTTATCTGGTCTCTAAAAAGGACATGTTTTAGCAAGAAGAGGGGTACCTCCTACAGGTGAAGTCATCAGGAAGACACTTCTATCACTCAGGCATGACATTCAGTTAGGTGGAATCCAAGGTAGATGGATCCTCATTCAACTGGATACATGGAGCAGTGCTTCTCAACCCTTTCATGTATGAGAACCTCGTTATAACAACTATCCCAAATCCTCAAACACGTGACGTATCTACATGATTTCACACAGAAAATATGCATTAGAAAATCTAATGGAAATTCAATAACAGTTTTAAAtgaatctatattttatttttctcccacaATATTGCATACATTTATGTGAGATGTATTGTACATTCAGTCTGCAGGTCATTTTGGCTCCCATAGGAACTTGCTGACCCTCTGCATTACCActggggccctgggctgggagTCATTGCTGTTGAAACACGGTCGTGGGGGAAGGATCTGCTCTAGGAGTGTGGCTGGGATGGGACTGGGGCATCACAGGCATGTAGAAGCTTTCATTCTGATTTGTCAAATTCTTTTAATTCTCTAGAGAAACTCCGGAGAGAACTGAGTAAGTACCCCTGCTCTTATAACTTCCATAACATCTTCTTTCCTGTTGATTCTGTTTCCAATGAGAACTCATactctgtgtttcttcttttgtagAGTTAAAAAGAGCTGCAGCAAACTCAGGTGAGATGCACTTTCCCCATCCAGCACCCCCTCATCCTTCCACcattccccacctccaccctgtaTCAGAAAGTCTCCATTTATTTCTCCGTCACTTTAACAATgcccttttttcctgtctttcaggCTGGAAAAGGGCCCGACTGCACTTTGGTAAGGTACACCCGTCAGATGGATCCACAGTTGAGAGCCCATGACTCTGTTCCTTTAGAAGGCACATTgtaattttaacaaattttagGTCTGATCTGTTTATCTGTTAAtcaaattttgaaaatcttttattttgggAGGATCAAATTTAGATTTAGAAAGtctcctttcttttaaaacactgataaatATTTGGTTTACTTTTCTTAAGGGTATTCGAtgatttttgagatttttcttaaaatttgtattttatctcTGTGACTTGTCTGCTCCTGTCCTATTCTGGCTACTTTTCAATTTGTGGGGACTTTTTGCTATATTAACCCTTGGTCGTATGTTTCACACAGTATGTTTCTGAGTTTTTCATTTACATGTTAATGTCCTCGACGTATTTCTTTTGAAGCATGAGTGTCTTATTTTTCTGTAGTCAACTCTATTCATCTGTTCCTGTGTAGTCTCTGCTGTGCTTTCAGGTTGAGCAGTCCTTCTTTTCCCACTGTTGGACAGCTAGTCAGTGCTCCTGTCTCTTTCTACGCATCTGCCACAGCCTTCTTTCTCTGAAGATCCGTTTCCTTGGTGAGTGGTGATTCTCAGAGAAGAGAGTGAGTTGGGCAGAAGCCCCAGCAATGTAGACTGCAAAAAGGTTTCatagttttatttgaaaagatttgcacatctcttcatttttttccctagatcgcatatttttgttgctgtttgaaTGAGACCTGTTATTTTCACTGCTTTTCTGCCCTTCCTGCGTTTTCCAAGATGCTCATCCCCCTTCCATTCAGAAGGTTTTTGTTTAGGCAGGAACAATAGAATCCATGAGTCGGCCCATTGAGAAAACACCGGGTTACCTCTATtgacattctgctgctgctgctgctgctgctaagttgcttcagttgtgtccgactctgtgcaaccccatagatggcagcccactaggctcctctgtctctgggattctccaggcaagaatactggagtgggttgccatttccttctccaatgcatgaaagtgaaaggcaaaagtgaagtcgctcagttgtgcccgactcttagcgaccccatggactgcagcttaccaggctcctctgtccatgggattttccaggcaagagtactggagtggggtgccattgctattGATATTCTGGGAACTCACAAACCCTTTTCACTCTCCTAGTCTGATTCATTCCCACTACTTGACTGAGTGTGCATTTTGTGGATTTAACTCTACGAAAGGAGCCTGTTTTTTCacttggggaaggaaggagattCATTGTCACCCTCATAATCTATAATTTTAAGGAAGTTATCTCTCTACATTAACATTTTAAGATGATGACTACAAGCAATAATTTTAGTTAAGAAAATGAGCATCACACACTCATTATCGAGTGCATTAGCTCATCAAATCTGCACAACAGCTCTCCAACATCGGTGCTgctattattcccactttacagatgaaggttTAGAGATGATTAACAAGCCCAGTATCACATAACTAGTGTAAGACAGAGCTGGGGCTCCAATATGCTATCACGCTACTGGGTCTAACATCACAACTTGTTTATTACCATACGTGAGAGCCCTTTGGACCAGCAAAGACAAAAGCAGTATTTCTTAAGGATTAAGACAGCTTCACAGACAGATGAAAAACATTTCCCTCTTTTACTTAATCCACTAGTAGATCTGGGAGACTGGACAACATATTTTTTTTAGTTCCAGGACATGTGGGGATGAGGGCACCATGGTTGCAGACCGAGAGATGATTATTCCCCCCACAGCTACTCAGAGGTCGCTGGAGACTTAGCTTCCTAAAACCTCACCTCTCTGTGACTCTCTGCAGTGACTGTGACCCTGGACCCAGACACAGCGCATCCCAAACTCATCCTGTCTGAGGACCGCAAGTGTGTGAAGCTTGGAGACACAAGGCAGCCTGTGCCCGACAATCCCGAGCGATTTGACTTCGTTGTCAGCGTCCTGGGCTCCGAGTACTTCATAGCTGGCTGTCACTACTGGGAGGTGTCTGTGGCAGACAAGACCAAATGGGCCCTGGGGGTGTGTAGTGAGTCAGTGAGCAGGAAGGGGAAGGTCACCGCCTCGCCCGCCAACGGACACTGGCTCCTGCGACAGAATCAATGGAATGAGTACGAGGCCCTCACATCCCCGCAGACCTCCTTCCGCCTGAAAGAGCCCCCGAGGTGTGTGGGGATTTTTCTGGACTATGAAGCAGGAGTCATCTCCTTCTATGATGTGACCAACCAGTCCCACATCTTTACTTTCACCCACAGTTTCTCCGGCCCCCTCCGCCCTTTCTTTGAACCTTGCCTTCGTGATGGAGGGAAAAACACGGCACCTCTAATAATCTGTTCTGAACTCCAGAAACCAGAGGAATCAACTGACCCCAACACAGAAGAAAAAGGCCAGGCTAATGGAGAGGTGCCTCTGCAGGTGGACCCTTTCTTGCTCCCTGCTCAGACGTCAGAGCTTGTCCCACTCAAAGATATGATCCTGTCCTGGTCCTCTGACCTTGGCCCAGCCCTTCAGGGGCTCAAGGTTCCTTCTTTTTAGGGATGGGCCTCATCACCTGATTCTCAGACTCTCTAGCCCAGTGCCCTGGACTTCAGTCTCCTGGTCCAGTGATTCTGGACCATCTCCACTCCTTTCACCCAACCCAAACCCCTTTATGGTTTCTCTGGCACCACTTTCTCCTAGGGCTCAGTTTTAGAATTTCTGGGAACTTGAAGTTTCCATTGCCCTGGAAGAATTCTTGAAAACCAGATGAACAATCAGATTAGGTTTAGGTGATGGTGTGGAATGTGTGCCACTGAGATATAGGGACTCTCTACTCAAGGGGCTTCTTAAAAGCCTTCATCCTGCCTCACCCTGCACTCAGGCTTGTAGTTATGAAGTTAGGATGCCCAGTCCTGACTTATTTATCACATCAAGAATTGCTTTTATCCTTTTCTCAGTTCAGGCCTCTAACCCCCAAGGacagctttttaaaagtaaactttttTTGGATCACatactcttccttctttcttctggaATATAGAGCAGAGGgccagagagatttaaaaaaagaaagtcactgtTTTCTATTCCCTTGATGCTATCTACAACATAGTTTGGTGACATGCAGAACTAATATGTGgatgtgttaagtcactcagttgtgtccaactctttgcgaccctacagactgcagcccaccagactcctccatcgctggggattctccgggcaagaatactggagtgggttgccatgacctcctccaggaaatcttcccaatccagagatggcACCtaggtcacccacattgcaggcagattctttaccatttgagccaccagaggatGTTTACAAAGCTAACTTGGTGATAGCCGGGTATGGGGACTGTAAACGTGGTAGCCGTAATCTTAATTTTGATAAACCTAAGGATCACCATCAGGAAGATAGGAAGCAAGGCTTCATACAGGGTAGACCAGCTGTGTGTGGCCTTGAAAAGGCAGCTGTGGGTGAGGCCGTGTGTTACACTGATCCTTTTGAATCCCCTCTGAGATTCAGAAAggaattttttgtttgcttttgtacaGTCCTTAAATAAAAGCTTGGTATTTGTCGTTTGGCATGCTCTTATTTTCATTGGGAATGAGAAGTTGTAGGGAAAGGCTTTGGACTGATAAGCAAAAGGCACATTACAGGACTGCTTTTGAAGAGCCTTGATTCCACCCATGTGAGTTTAACC
It includes:
- the ERMAP gene encoding erythroid membrane-associated protein isoform X2, which encodes MKMPSCSGSWLSRCFTTLVFFQLPLHMLERLLYEHAMEVENLLSDHAKEKGRLHKALKKLRRELKLKRAAANSGWKRARLHFVTVTLDPDTAHPKLILSEDRKCVKLGDTRQPVPDNPERFDFVVSVLGSEYFIAGCHYWEVSVADKTKWALGVCSESVSRKGKVTASPANGHWLLRQNQWNEYEALTSPQTSFRLKEPPRCVGIFLDYEAGVISFYDVTNQSHIFTFTHSFSGPLRPFFEPCLRDGGKNTAPLIICSELQKPEESTDPNTEEKGQANGEVPLQVDPFLLPAQTSELVPLKDMILSWSSDLGPALQGLKVPSF
- the ERMAP gene encoding erythroid membrane-associated protein isoform X1, which encodes MKMPSCSGSWLSRCFTTLVFFQLPLHMLAESPDSFSPSAVALTVILPVLGIFIVVGLYIIWKQRRSKERLLYEHAMEVENLLSDHAKEKGRLHKALKKLRRELKLKRAAANSGWKRARLHFVTVTLDPDTAHPKLILSEDRKCVKLGDTRQPVPDNPERFDFVVSVLGSEYFIAGCHYWEVSVADKTKWALGVCSESVSRKGKVTASPANGHWLLRQNQWNEYEALTSPQTSFRLKEPPRCVGIFLDYEAGVISFYDVTNQSHIFTFTHSFSGPLRPFFEPCLRDGGKNTAPLIICSELQKPEESTDPNTEEKGQANGEVPLQVDPFLLPAQTSELVPLKDMILSWSSDLGPALQGLKVPSF